Within Elizabethkingia sp. JS20170427COW, the genomic segment CTTTATTCAACAACGAAATAGAATTCATAACCAACAAATCACCTTTAAAAAAACGTTTCATTTCAACGAAAGACAAAGCGTCCAAAAATCCCTCAAAAACGACAACATTTTTATTTTTTTCGTGGTTCTCATTATTAAGATTAATGACTGAAATATCTTTTTTCAAAAGTGAACCTTTGTAAAAAGAATTTCTCAATTCCCAACCTCCGGAAAGATTTTCAAATCCAATCGCATACAAGTTTTTTCCTCCAATAGTAAAATGCACCTCTTTGATAAAAGGATAAACATTTTGGGAAAATCCTCTCTGGCGTAAATAATTTTTGAGGTTTTCATTTTGGAGTTCTTTGATTTCTGTAATTTGGTAATTTGGCGTTGATTTTTTCAGATGAATATCATTCTGCGGTTGAAAAGAAGAAAAATTTTGCTTTTCCGCCCAATCCAAAACTTCTTTTACTGAAGTGTTCTGATATTTTATTATGAAATCGGTATTGTTTCCGCCAATTCCTTCCGAGAACAAATACCAAAGATTTAATGTTTTATCGAGTTTAAAAGAGGCTTGCGTTTCTGTTCCGAAAGGATTCAGATACCAAGCTTCTTTTTCGTTTTGTTTTGTTGGAAGGTGTCCGAGTAAAGCAAGAACTTCTTCCAACTTTATTGAATTGAATTGTTTACAGTTCATTTTACTTTTTTTTATTTGTTCATTATCTTTTTTCAATTATCCTTACCTAATCACCTTTTTACTGATTATCAGTATTTTAAATCAATAATTTCAATTATCTTTTCTTACCTTCTTACCATAATCTTTTTTTAAGGTAATTTCAGGTAACTATTTTATAATTTTAATTACCTCAATAACTTGTTGATTATTAAGTATTAAAAACCCTCAGGTAACTTTGGTAAGTGGATTTTACTCAACTTTTCTTTTTATGAGATAACCGTACACCTGAAGTTTGGGGTGTTTTATCCTTTGGTATTTCAAACTTGTAAGTGCTTTGCCGATTTTTATATTGTTCAACCGCAATCCCAAAGCATTGTTTATGGTGAGCATAATATCGGTTGCCGTAAGAAACTCTTCGGGATTTTCCGATTTTTCGAAATGAGCAGAAATAAGTTCTTGTTCCATAGAAACCTGTGCATATTTTTCATTTCGCTTTTCATTTTCGGTGATGTCTGTTGCTGTCAATTCAGGATTGTAGTTTTTCCTTTTAAAAACATTGTAATAGGCTTGTGCCCAAACTTTATCAATATCTATTTCTTTGGAATAATCAAAATCAAAAGAATACACCTCAAAAATCAACCAGCGAATGCTTCCTGTTTCATCTGTAAGGAAATCGGTTCGATTGGTAGAGCCGACAAATGAGCAAATCCGTTCCAAAAACTCTGCTTTTCGTGCGTAAGGCAACCGAATGTTGGCACTGCTTTTTGAAATAAAAGATTTCAAAGTATTCACATCGGATTTGGATAAAACCGCCAATTCATCGAGGTTACAAATCAAATTTTTACAAATGGAAATGATTCCATCTTTATCTAT encodes:
- a CDS encoding toprim domain-containing protein; its protein translation is MNCKQFNSIKLEEVLALLGHLPTKQNEKEAWYLNPFGTETQASFKLDKTLNLWYLFSEGIGGNNTDFIIKYQNTSVKEVLDWAEKQNFSSFQPQNDIHLKKSTPNYQITEIKELQNENLKNYLRQRGFSQNVYPFIKEVHFTIGGKNLYAIGFENLSGGWELRNSFYKGSLLKKDISVINLNNENHEKNKNVVVFEGFLDALSFVEMKRFFKGDLLVMNSISLLNKAKEHLKNYSEINLFLDNDRAGEICKNEILKSFPKAKDHSKIYFPHKDLNDYLLSRIQIKNENRQQRAREEQQQNCQIFKRRR
- a CDS encoding VapE domain-containing protein; this encodes MNEQEYLYQSNTSSKTIYDRTIHYLNEKYNIRFNTIALELEIQLKEKTKNWSVLNINSLLIELAQSGIEINMNKLEILVRSHLIKQYNPIREYFENLERWDGEDYIQKLSTYLRTNDDASFHYHFEKWLTRAVLCALTKGYVNKQSLVLASHQNSGKSSFLRFLIPPKLENYYTENISIDKDGIISICKNLICNLDELAVLSKSDVNTLKSFISKSSANIRLPYARKAEFLERICSFVGSTNRTDFLTDETGSIRWLIFEVYSFDFDYSKEIDIDKVWAQAYYNVFKRKNYNPELTATDITENEKRNEKYAQVSMEQELISAHFEKSENPEEFLTATDIMLTINNALGLRLNNIKIGKALTSLKYQRIKHPKLQVYGYLIKRKVE